The Nostoc sp. 'Peltigera membranacea cyanobiont' N6 genome contains the following window.
GCAGGTTGAGATAGGCATTGATGTCATGGTTAGCAGAAACGGTGTAGAGGATGAAATCGAAGCTGCCAGCGTGTTTCTGCATCTCGTCAGCATTGCGAGAGACGACCACTTCATCCGCACCGAGGCGGAGTGCGTCTTCCTTTTTATATAGATACTCCTATTGATTTACGTTTGATGTCTGGTATTGCTTGTCACTGACCTTTTCCAGCCAGTCCACTGGCTTACCGTCGATCGCCTCCTGAAGGGCAATGTACAGGTAGATCGCCGAATTTTAGATTTAAAATTTTGGATTTTGAATTGAAGATTCAAAATTTAAAAAGGTCTGAGAGCAAGCGAATTTAAACGCGAGAATAAATCTAAAATCTAAAATCTAAAATTACTTGACAGAGGCAATGACTTGATAGCTTGGGGTCAATCTAAAATCTAAAATCCAAAATTGATTGACCCTCTTTATTGCGATTGAACAAGCTCGATTGTCACTTTTACAGAGCCAGGGACATTAAATGCCTCAATGCCACCATCTATTTTTCCGAGGATAACGAGTCCGTTGGCGTATCCAGAATCGCTGTAATACATCGCCAAATTCCCCCAGGGAGAGTAATAAGCAATATCTCCAACAGCAGGATCGCTGCCTGGGGGTGCATCTTTTGTAGATAATCTTTTTGGCAGATAACTGATTTTTTCGGTTCTCGCGTAATCTTCTAAGGTCAGCGTTAATGGCAGCAGAGAAATAAAATCCTGAGTGGTTTTGCTATCGATCAAAGTGGCTGTAACAACTTTATCTTTCACCTTGATGTTTATGTTCATACTCTCTGCCTGCTTGGTTGATATTTCAGTTGGCATCTTCGACGAGGCACTGCTAGTCATACTGTTGTCGGCACGGCAGGCTGAGTAACTCAGGGACATC
Protein-coding sequences here:
- a CDS encoding cyclophilin-like fold protein, with the translated sequence MPTEISTKQAESMNINIKVKDKVVTATLIDSKTTQDFISLLPLTLTLEDYARTEKISYLPKRLSTKDAPPGSDPAVGDIAYYSPWGNLAMYYSDSGYANGLVILGKIDGGIEAFNVPGSVKVTIELVQSQ